The following coding sequences are from one Aethina tumida isolate Nest 87 chromosome 2, icAetTumi1.1, whole genome shotgun sequence window:
- the LOC109599784 gene encoding cleavage and polyadenylation specificity factor subunit 4: MEVIVANVEHIKFDIEVALDEQFGALPLPFPGMDKSTAAVCQFYTSMMGCQKGPQCPFRHVRGDRTIVCKHWLRGLCKKGDQCEFLHEYDMTKMPECYFYSRFNACHNKECPFLHIDPESKIKDCPWYDRGFCRHGPHCRHRHVRRVLCTNYLAGFCPDGAQCKYMHPRFELPAPPDQNVKDQKKAPVIICHFCGEHGHKAIHCNKIADTGGKDTQDENNRKQYGNDNQFEQQNAFLQKMIPKKIKDVVCFKCGTKGHYANRCPKGHLAFLSQSKVNADNQGEN; this comes from the exons atggaAGTCATTGTAGCAAATGttgaacatataaaatttgatatagaAGTAGCTCTCGATGAGCAATTTGGAGCATTACCGCTTCCATTTCCTGGAATGGATA AGTCTACTGCTGCTGTATGCCAGTTCTACACCTCAATGATGGGGTGCCAGAAAGGTCCACAGTGCCCATTCCGACATGTTCGTGGAGATAGAACAATTGTATGTAAACATTGGTTGCGAGGGCTTTGCAAAAAAGGAGACCAGTGTGAATTCTTACATGAATATGACATGACGAAAATGCCAGAGTGCTACTTCTACTCAAGATTTAATGCATGCCACAATAAAGAATGTCCCTTTCTTCATATAGATCcagaaagtaaaattaaagattgTCCATGGTATGATCGTGGCTTTTGCAGACATGGACCACATTGTCGTCACAGACATGTAAGGAGAGTCCtttgtacaaattatttggCGGGATTCTGTCCAGATGGTGCTCAGTGTAAATACATGCATCCAAGATTTGAACTTCCGGCACCTCCAGATCAAAACGTTAAGGATCAGAAAAAGGCTCCAGTtattatttgtcatttttgtGGTGAACATGGACATAAAGCAATACATTGTAATAAGATTGCAGACACAGGTGGTAAAGACACACAAGatgaaaataatagaaaacaataTGGAAATGACAATCAATTTGAACAACAAAATGCATTTTTGCAAAAGATGATTCCAAAGAAAATCAAAGATGTTGTGTGCTTTAAATGTGGTACTAAAGGACATTATGCAAATAGGTGTCCAAAAGGTCATTTAGCGTTTTTGTCACAGTCTAAAGTAAATGCTGATAATCAaggtgaaaattaa